The sequence below is a genomic window from Lytechinus pictus isolate F3 Inbred chromosome 6, Lp3.0, whole genome shotgun sequence.
TTCTAAGTGTACCGCCCTTGTGTTCAAGCATGTGAACAGAACTCCATAATGCTTAGCCGTTTTGTTTCGTCCAACTTTCACTTGAAACGGCCCAAAGTAATCACACGCCGTGTAGTGAAATGGTGGGGAGTATGGAGTTAGTCTCTCTATAGGCAGCTCTGCCATCTTTTGTGTCTCTACTTTGCGATCAAATGCTCTGCATATTGCACATCTTAATTTCACAGTCTTTGCAAGGTTGTGTCCTTTGAGTATCCAGTATTTCCTTCTTACTTTGGCTGTGGTTGCTGCCACTCCATTATGTCCAATTTCATGGACATATCTCGTGATCAATCTGGATATCCAATCCTCATAGGGAAGCAGGACTGGGTGTACCATATCAAAGGACATCTTAGCTCTGTCTAATCTGCCCCCTACTCTGATAATACCTGCATCATCTCTGTATGGACTGAGGGCTTTCAATTCTCCTTTATCTATCCTGCTTCTCAGAGGTCTCTGACCTTTccttatcagataattttctcCAATCTGTAAGCCATCAGGAGTCAAAGTGCCATTAGCATCATCATTACTTGTATCAGTTTCCTTCTTGCACTTTGACTTTAACTTCTTGACAAACTTCAGTACATATGATGCCACACGAACCAGTTTTCTCCAACTTGAGAACTTGGTACAGTCAATGATATCTTCCGCTGGTTCTGTTACTACCATGACTGACTGCTCTTTTCGTCTTTCCTGTTCTGATTCTGATTTATTTTCTACCTTAGCTTCCTCTGGCCACTCTGATCTCGGCCTTCGTAAGAAGTCAGGCCCACGATGCCATCTGTCATTCAACTGATCTGCATTCAACCCTCTGGTCAAGTCATCTGCCACATTAACGTCACCTGGGATATGTCGCCATTGACTAGGATTAGTTGAGCCCTGAATTTCTCCAACTCTGGTGGCGACAAACTTCTTGAAACTCCTGGCTCTACTCTTTATCGAAGACAGGGTTATCAGACTATCTGTCATGAAGAATGAAGATTACTTCATCCAGGTTCAGTGTCATCTCATTCATGATTGCAGTATATAGTCTGCTTGCTAGTACTGTTCCTTGCAACTCAAGACGTGGGACAGTCAGTTGTTTTAATGGTGCTACCCTGGATTTAGCTGTTAGGAAT
It includes:
- the LOC129263265 gene encoding uncharacterized protein LOC129263265, whose amino-acid sequence is MTDSLITLSSIKSRARSFKKFVATRVGEIQGSTNPSQWRHIPGDVNVADDLTRGLNADQLNDRWHRGPDFLRRPRSEWPEEAKVENKSESEQERRKEQSVMVVTEPAEDIIDCTKFSSWRKLVRVASYVLKFVKKLKSKCKKETDTSNDDANGTLTPDGLQIGENYLIRKGQRPLRSRIDKGELKALSPYRDDAGIIRVGGRLDRAKMSFDMVHPVLLPYEDWISRLITRYVHEIGHNGVAATTAKVRRKYWILKGHNLAKTVKLRCAICRAFDRKVETQKMAELPIERLTPYSPPFHYTACDYFGPFQVKVGRNKTAKHYGVLFTCLNTRAVHLERAVDCSTMEFMQVLR